One genomic region from Pyxicephalus adspersus chromosome 1, UCB_Pads_2.0, whole genome shotgun sequence encodes:
- the LAMP1 gene encoding lysosome-associated membrane glycoprotein 1 has protein sequence MVQLPIFVSLHRHLAGLWASAYFAQSGTFCFVFITGVFQYASCVRFEVKDSNNKTCILADLSVNFTVEYSAGTKQETAHFVLPETSTVASKSTCGQDKEAPLLVIAFGNHSLSVNFTKSDGSYQVDELVFIYNLSDKVIFPGASENGTKEISTNKSAISAKTNSVYRCFNPHLLSFENVNITFYDVKLEAYLSNNTYSKDESPCSEDFTPTTAPTPAPTTAPVKPTPEVGEYRVNGTSGAACLLAKMGLKLNFTYSTKDGKVSFYEYNIIPKNITFHGHCTNNSAALTLSSSVDQVEILFNFTLNTTVSQVYLSQVHVIATIPDAKDPKFEGDNASLSYMQTTAHKSFKCNTKQTFQITSNFSIDTYNLQLQAFDIEDNKFGPAVECAEDQNGMLVPIVVGAALAGLVLIVLIAYLIGRKRSHAGYQTI, from the exons ATGGTCCAGTTACCCATCTTTGTCTCGTTGCACCGCCATCTTGCTGGTCTTTGGGCTTCTGCCTACTTTGCCCAATCTGGCACT ttttgttttgtatttattacaggtGTTTTCCAATATGCTTCATGTGTTCGATTTGAAGTAAAAGATTCAAATAACAAGACCTGCATATTGGCTGACCTGTCTGTTAATTTCACAGTTGAATACAGTGCTGGTACCAAACAG GAAACAGCTCACTTTGTGTTACCAGAGACTTCGACTGTGGCTTCAAAGAGCACTTGCGGCCAAGATAAAGAAGCACCACTTTTAGTCATTGCATTTGGAAATCATTCCCTCAGTGTAAACTTTACTAAGTCTGATGGCAGCTATCAGGTTGATGAACTGGTTTTTATATACAATCTTTCAGACAAAGTTATTTTCCCTGGAGCTTCCGAAAATG gaactAAGGAAATATCTACAAATAAAAGTGCAATATCTGCCAAAACAAATTCTGTGTACCGTTGTTTCAACCCGCATCTCCTCAGTTTTGAAAATGTCAACATAACATTTTATGATGTCAAGTTGGAAGCATATTTGAGCAATAACACATACAGCAAAGATG AATCTCCCTGCAGTGAAGATTTTACTCCTACCACCGCTCCAACTCCTGCACCAACCACTGCACCTGTAAAGCCTACACCTGAGGTTGGGGAATACAGAGTTAATGGAACATCTGGGGCAGCATGTTTATTGGCCAAAATGGGCTTGAAGCTTAATTTCACCTACAGCACAAAAGATGGCAAA gtgtccttttatgaatataatattatccCCAAAAACATCACCTTTCATGGCCACTGCACTAATAACTCAGCAGCTCTGACCCTTTCTTCAAGTGTGGATCAAGTTGAAATCTTATTCAACTTTACACTG AACACTACTGTGAGCCAAGTTTACCTCAGCCAAGTCCATGTTATCGCTACTATTCCTGATGCTAAAG ATCCCAAGTTTGAAGGGGACAATGCCAGCCTGTCATACATGCAGACAACAGCACACAAGTCCTTTAAATGTAACACTAAGCAAACTTTTCAGATTACAAGCAACTTTTCAATTGATACCTACAATCTTCAGCTCCAAGCATTTGATATAGAAGACAACAAATTTGGACCTG CTGTGGAATGTGCAGAAGATCAGAATGGCATGCTGGTGCCCATCGTGGTTGGTGCCGCTCTTGCTGGGCTTGTCTTAATTGTGCTGATTGCATATCTCATTGGAAGAAAGAGAAGTCATGCTGGAtatcaaacaatataa